ATTGCGATTACCCCAGCAAGAAGGAATTTTGCAAGCCAATGCAAATCATTTAACAGGTAATGTGTTGGTACTGTTTCAGCCAGATTTTAGTCCAAATGCGATCGCCTGGATGCTACAAAATATTGTTCTAGACTACACAAGAAGTCATAAACAATTACCTCCCAGTACCGCACCAGAATTTATTCCCAGTAAAAGTATTACTTTATTTGTGCAGTCAAATGCTGCTATAACTCAATCGCGGAGTCAAATCATCCCCGTAGCCGCAGCTTTTTCGGCTTTATCCTTGGGGACAGCTATCTTAAACACCAATAATTTAGACACCCAGATTTTATTAGCGATTCAAAAACTCCACACGCCTTTACTAGACAAAATTATGGTGGGTATCACTTCTCTCGCTGAACCACCACTGCTATTGTTGACTTGTTTAACATGGGAAGCAATTCTGCTACATCGCCGCCGTTACCTCCAAGCTACTACCTTTGGGATGGCAGCAGTTGGTGGAATCAGCTTAAATTTTCTGTTGAAAGAATTGTTTGTCAGGGCGCGTCCGGCATTGTGGGATTACATTATTAATGTGAATCATTACAGTTTTCCCAGTGGCCATGCAATGGTGTCAATAGTGGTGTATGGTTGCATCGGCTATTCCTTATCCCAAGAATTTCCCCAATGGCGATCGCAGATTTTCACTTTGACGGTAATCTTAATTTTGGCTATTGGTTTTAGTCGGTTGTATTTGGGAGTACATTGGCCTAGTGATGTAATTGCTGGTTACGCCGCAGGTTTAATTTGGTTGACTGTGTGCGTAGTGTATGAGTATTTGCTAACTCAAAAAGCTACGGCTGAGTGCTGAGTCAGAACTTCAGCCTTGTTGCACTAGTTACAGTACTGCAACATAAACCTTTGAGTAATTGTATATAAATGATCATTTAAATGAGATAGTGCTTGGTCAGCGATCGCAGGGGGTAAGCCATGATAATATGCTTGAGCAATACCACCTGCAATACAAGCAATGGTGTCACTGTCACCACCTAAAGAAATTGCATTCCGAATTGCATCTTCGTAATCAGTTGATTCTAAAAAGGCGATAATTGCTTGGGGAACGGAACCTTGACAAGAAACATCAAACTTGTAATTTGGTCGAATTTCGTCCAGGGTAATTTCTAAATCGTAATCAAAGGTAGTTTGCAAATAAGCTTTAATTGCTGGTTTATCAGCACCTGTGCGAGCTAGAAATATAGCTGCGGCTGTGGCTTGAGCGCCTTTGATACCTTCAGGATGATTATGAGTCACAGCCGCACAACTTTTAGCGGCTTCGAGGACGGTATCTAAGTCATGCAAAGCAAAGCCGATGGGACTAACGCGCATCGCGGAACCGTTACCCCAACTATTGTATGGCTGACTATCGTTAGAGTTTGCCCAACTTCTAAAAGTACTGCCATAACCAGCGTAGGGATAGCGGCGAAAATAAGACTTAAACTGCTCGATGTATTGACTACTGTCGAGTGAGTCTGCACCATCGAGAATCATTTCGGCTACTGCGACAGTTAGCACAGTATCATCGGTGAAACGACATTGCCTATCGAATAAGGGAAAATCCTTGGTTTTAATATTGTTAACTTCATATACCGAACCGATGATATCACCTGCGATCGCTCCTAACATATTAATTTTCTGGAAGATAATTTAGGTGAGTTTTTCCAGCCTTACGACAGCATTGTAATCTGGGACTCCTTCGAGCGATCGCTTACTTTTATCAAGCAATACATTCCCTTCAGGCCAATGAACTTGTAAATTTCCTTTCTGAATTGGTGCTAGATAAATTCTGCCAGTTAACTCACCCAATTCATTTTTTAAAATGACCTGATCTCCATCTTTTAAATTCAACTTAGCAGCATCAACCGCATTCATTAACACCGCCTCGCGCAAAGCCCCAGTAATGGCATCTTTGCGTTCTTGCACCA
The genomic region above belongs to Aulosira sp. FACHB-615 and contains:
- a CDS encoding phosphatase PAP2 family protein, which codes for MNTDFGSLLGESSLIRALHTSIQGRARYKVKGLLDSLTLKKYLELRLPQQEGILQANANHLTGNVLVLFQPDFSPNAIAWMLQNIVLDYTRSHKQLPPSTAPEFIPSKSITLFVQSNAAITQSRSQIIPVAAAFSALSLGTAILNTNNLDTQILLAIQKLHTPLLDKIMVGITSLAEPPLLLLTCLTWEAILLHRRRYLQATTFGMAAVGGISLNFLLKELFVRARPALWDYIINVNHYSFPSGHAMVSIVVYGCIGYSLSQEFPQWRSQIFTLTVILILAIGFSRLYLGVHWPSDVIAGYAAGLIWLTVCVVYEYLLTQKATAEC
- a CDS encoding ADP-ribosylglycohydrolase family protein, coding for MLGAIAGDIIGSVYEVNNIKTKDFPLFDRQCRFTDDTVLTVAVAEMILDGADSLDSSQYIEQFKSYFRRYPYAGYGSTFRSWANSNDSQPYNSWGNGSAMRVSPIGFALHDLDTVLEAAKSCAAVTHNHPEGIKGAQATAAAIFLARTGADKPAIKAYLQTTFDYDLEITLDEIRPNYKFDVSCQGSVPQAIIAFLESTDYEDAIRNAISLGGDSDTIACIAGGIAQAYYHGLPPAIADQALSHLNDHLYTITQRFMLQYCN